In a single window of the Arthrobacter sp. StoSoilA2 genome:
- a CDS encoding MarR family transcriptional regulator encodes MTQTDETSLTNEASLTSETDDLLLERQLCFALTVASRSVVGIYKPILEQLGLTHPQYLVMLALWERSPRTLKDISDSLLHEPATLSPLLRRLEEAQLITRERVPGNERALAVKLTEKGAALRDQATAVPGAIRELLQLSREEVAELHQAMTGLIAATQRSGT; translated from the coding sequence ATGACCCAGACGGATGAGACGAGCCTGACCAATGAGGCAAGCCTGACCAGCGAGACTGACGACCTCCTTTTGGAACGCCAACTGTGCTTCGCGTTGACGGTTGCCTCGCGGAGTGTTGTGGGCATTTACAAGCCCATCCTCGAACAGCTCGGGCTGACGCATCCGCAGTACCTTGTGATGCTTGCACTCTGGGAACGGAGCCCCAGGACACTAAAGGACATTAGCGACAGCCTCCTCCACGAGCCCGCCACCTTGTCCCCACTCCTGCGACGACTTGAGGAAGCACAGCTGATTACCCGCGAGCGCGTGCCTGGCAACGAGCGCGCGCTTGCCGTCAAGCTGACAGAAAAGGGAGCAGCACTTCGGGATCAGGCAACGGCGGTTCCTGGTGCAATCCGGGAGCTCCTGCAGCTCAGCCGCGAGGAGGTGGCCGAACTCCACCAGGCTATGACCGGCCTGATCGCGGCAACCCAGCGCAGCGGCACCTGA
- a CDS encoding S8 family serine peptidase, with protein sequence MALPAQAAPSPETVSGNPAGVAKKNLDPSAYKDGRYMVVLAEKPAATYDGGTPGFAPTKPEEGKKLDSGSVEVKEYQEHLQQAQQDVAQQENVTIERDFTTAVNGFSANLTAEQAINLAKDPKVLMVAPDTQYAPDYSTTDFLKLSGPNGTWATQYGGQENAGKGTVVGVIDTGYTPSNPFFAGDPVGPLVGDPQVGVPYRTADGKIAMLKADGDTFVGECQPGTDTGASYDGSACNSKVLSTHYFADGFLGSVPPENRAPEEVISPVDVDSHGTHTASTAAGNGNVDAVVDGRSFGITSGIAPAAKLSIYKVCWEDTDPTTGGCYGSASVDAIEQAILDGVDVLNYSISGSTTTTTDPVSLAFLSAASAGIFVATSAGNSGPTASTVNHGAPWLTTVAATSFSQELQGTVEFSDGSKFRGASIMNHEVSGAGVVLSTNAASGEGNAALCAPGSLDPAKVTGKVVVCDRGVVDRTAKSAEILRAGGVGMILVNLVESSLDTDKHAVPTVHVNPPATQAIKDKVTANPAITVSLLDHDTTGLPLEAQPQIAGFSSRGPLLATDSDLLKPDVSAPGVAILAGVSPIGTGGDNFGFLSGTSMASPHVAGFGALILAKNPKWSPATVKSAMMTTAGPVKLANGAINKDVFATGAGQVDPAKVLSPGLVYDATIEDYLKFVQGTGMDLGIEGLGTTQPRDMNVPSFALGNLAGKIEVTRTVTALTPGLYRASVNVPGVNVKVTPSVLNFGAAGEKKTFKVQFENNNAALGKFAMGSLTWQGANKTVTSPIAVRPQSVIADKAMAFTGTGPNGSAAINIVSGTNAPVGVTVDGLSKADSSAIELVPGPFAGETNASNFVKKVTVGENSALAKFSVISSDEAADFDMLVLTPSGQQLPSATASASESVTVADPEPGDYYVFANLYASPNNQPTKATVDAAVLGANEGNATVTPNPIRVANGKAGTISLNWTNLTPGSYIGRLTFEGTSEPSFVTVVVGPAGAAVVPDNENPTKGKQDTKIRADEPTQSSNAS encoded by the coding sequence ATGGCGTTGCCGGCCCAGGCAGCTCCCTCCCCGGAGACCGTGTCCGGGAATCCGGCAGGCGTGGCCAAGAAGAACCTTGACCCCAGCGCCTACAAGGACGGCCGCTACATGGTTGTCCTGGCAGAAAAGCCTGCGGCTACATACGACGGCGGTACGCCGGGTTTTGCGCCCACCAAGCCGGAAGAGGGCAAGAAGCTCGATTCCGGCAGCGTCGAGGTGAAGGAATACCAGGAACACCTGCAACAGGCGCAGCAGGACGTTGCGCAGCAGGAAAACGTCACCATCGAACGTGACTTCACCACCGCCGTCAACGGTTTCAGCGCCAACCTGACGGCAGAGCAGGCCATCAACCTCGCCAAGGACCCCAAGGTCCTGATGGTCGCACCGGACACTCAATACGCACCTGACTACTCCACCACCGATTTCCTGAAACTCAGCGGGCCCAACGGCACCTGGGCAACGCAATACGGTGGCCAGGAGAACGCCGGAAAGGGCACAGTTGTTGGTGTCATCGACACCGGATATACCCCCTCCAATCCCTTTTTCGCAGGCGATCCGGTCGGTCCGCTGGTCGGCGACCCCCAGGTGGGCGTCCCTTACCGGACCGCTGACGGCAAGATCGCGATGCTGAAGGCAGATGGCGATACGTTCGTCGGCGAATGCCAGCCCGGTACGGACACAGGCGCCAGCTACGACGGCAGTGCCTGCAACTCCAAAGTACTCAGCACCCACTACTTCGCGGATGGCTTCCTGGGAAGTGTTCCCCCGGAAAACCGTGCCCCCGAGGAAGTCATCTCGCCCGTAGACGTGGACAGCCACGGCACCCACACCGCAAGCACAGCGGCAGGTAACGGCAACGTCGACGCCGTGGTGGACGGCCGCAGCTTCGGTATCACCAGCGGCATCGCACCCGCCGCCAAACTCTCCATCTACAAGGTCTGCTGGGAAGACACAGATCCCACGACGGGCGGATGCTACGGCTCCGCATCTGTTGACGCAATCGAACAGGCCATCCTGGACGGCGTGGATGTGCTGAACTACTCCATCTCCGGTTCCACCACGACCACTACCGATCCCGTATCGCTGGCTTTCCTGTCTGCTGCGTCGGCCGGGATTTTCGTGGCAACCTCTGCCGGGAACTCCGGACCAACGGCCAGCACCGTCAATCACGGAGCACCCTGGTTGACCACTGTGGCTGCGACCTCTTTCTCGCAGGAACTGCAAGGCACCGTTGAATTCTCCGATGGCAGCAAATTCCGCGGAGCGAGCATCATGAACCACGAGGTGAGCGGGGCCGGCGTCGTGCTTTCCACCAACGCTGCAAGCGGTGAAGGCAACGCAGCGCTGTGTGCTCCCGGCTCGCTGGATCCGGCCAAGGTGACCGGCAAGGTTGTTGTCTGTGACCGTGGCGTGGTTGACCGCACCGCCAAGAGCGCGGAGATCCTTCGGGCCGGTGGCGTCGGAATGATCCTGGTGAACCTGGTGGAATCATCGTTGGACACGGACAAGCATGCTGTTCCAACAGTCCATGTGAATCCTCCAGCCACGCAGGCCATCAAGGACAAGGTGACGGCCAACCCCGCCATCACTGTGTCCCTGCTGGACCACGACACCACAGGCCTGCCCCTTGAGGCGCAGCCGCAGATCGCCGGATTCTCGTCCCGCGGTCCCTTGCTGGCAACGGATTCAGACCTTCTGAAGCCCGACGTATCAGCACCCGGCGTCGCTATCCTCGCCGGCGTTTCACCCATCGGAACCGGTGGAGACAACTTTGGATTCCTGTCGGGAACGTCCATGGCTTCCCCGCACGTGGCCGGTTTCGGCGCCCTGATCCTGGCCAAGAACCCGAAGTGGTCCCCGGCAACGGTGAAGTCGGCCATGATGACCACGGCCGGTCCGGTGAAGCTGGCCAACGGCGCCATCAACAAAGATGTCTTCGCCACCGGCGCAGGCCAGGTCGATCCCGCCAAGGTCCTCAGCCCCGGCTTGGTTTACGACGCCACCATCGAGGACTATCTCAAATTCGTTCAGGGCACGGGCATGGACCTCGGTATTGAGGGACTGGGCACAACGCAGCCGCGGGACATGAACGTCCCCTCGTTTGCGCTGGGCAACCTCGCCGGCAAGATCGAGGTCACGCGTACAGTTACCGCCCTGACGCCAGGCCTCTACCGCGCCTCCGTCAACGTTCCCGGTGTCAATGTCAAGGTCACCCCATCCGTGCTGAACTTTGGCGCTGCGGGTGAAAAGAAGACGTTCAAGGTGCAGTTCGAGAACAACAATGCAGCCTTGGGCAAGTTCGCCATGGGTTCACTCACCTGGCAGGGCGCAAACAAGACCGTCACCTCGCCCATTGCCGTCCGTCCGCAGTCAGTCATCGCGGATAAGGCCATGGCGTTCACGGGAACGGGCCCCAACGGCTCGGCGGCCATCAACATCGTCTCCGGCACCAATGCACCGGTGGGAGTCACGGTTGATGGGCTTTCCAAGGCGGATTCCTCAGCAATTGAACTGGTTCCGGGACCCTTTGCCGGTGAGACCAACGCCTCGAACTTCGTCAAGAAGGTGACGGTGGGGGAGAACAGCGCCTTGGCCAAGTTCTCCGTCATATCCTCGGACGAAGCCGCGGACTTCGACATGCTCGTCCTGACCCCGTCGGGCCAGCAGCTCCCGTCCGCGACCGCCTCGGCCAGCGAATCCGTCACCGTGGCCGATCCCGAGCCAGGCGACTACTACGTTTTCGCCAACCTTTACGCGAGCCCCAACAACCAGCCCACCAAGGCAACAGTTGATGCCGCGGTCCTGGGGGCCAACGAGGGCAACGCCACGGTGACGCCCAACCCGATCCGAGTCGCCAACGGCAAGGCCGGCACCATCTCGCTGAACTGGACCAACCTTACGCCGGGCTCCTACATTGGACGCCTGACGTTCGAGGGCACCAGCGAACCCAGCTTCGTCACGGTAGTGGTGGGTCCTGCCGGTGCCGCGGTTGTTCCGGATAACGAGAACCCAACGAAGGGAAAGCAGGACACGAAGATCCGCGCAGACGAGCCAACGCAAAGCAGTAACGCAAGCTAG
- the map gene encoding type I methionyl aminopeptidase, which yields MIEILNRTELHRAKEAGALVAEILQAMKSRSAVGVNLLEIDQWAQAMIAEAGAQSCYVDYSPSFGRGPFGHYICTSVNDAVLHGLPHDYALADGDLVSLDIAVSKNGVAADSAISFTVGESKPLESLAMIDATERALSAGIAAAGPGARIGDISHAIGSVLSEAGYPINTQFGGHGIGSTMHQDPHIANTGRPGRGYKLRPGLLLALEPWVMADTAELVTDDDGWTLRSATGCRTAHSEHTIAITDDGAEILTLAR from the coding sequence ATGATCGAGATTCTGAACCGCACTGAACTGCATCGGGCGAAGGAGGCCGGAGCACTGGTTGCCGAGATCCTTCAGGCAATGAAAAGCCGCAGCGCAGTGGGCGTCAATCTTCTGGAGATCGATCAGTGGGCCCAGGCCATGATCGCGGAGGCGGGGGCCCAGTCGTGCTACGTAGACTATTCGCCCTCCTTTGGGCGCGGTCCTTTTGGGCACTACATCTGCACGTCCGTCAACGACGCCGTCCTCCACGGACTGCCTCATGACTACGCGCTTGCTGACGGCGACCTGGTGTCCCTGGACATCGCTGTTTCCAAGAATGGGGTCGCTGCAGACTCCGCTATCAGCTTCACGGTGGGCGAGTCAAAGCCCTTGGAGAGCTTGGCAATGATTGACGCAACTGAGCGGGCGTTGAGTGCAGGGATAGCAGCGGCCGGTCCTGGCGCCCGCATCGGTGATATCTCCCATGCCATAGGCTCGGTCCTCAGCGAAGCCGGATACCCGATCAATACCCAGTTCGGTGGTCACGGCATCGGATCGACGATGCATCAGGACCCGCACATCGCCAATACCGGGAGGCCGGGCCGTGGCTACAAATTGCGCCCGGGACTACTGCTGGCGCTGGAGCCATGGGTCATGGCGGACACCGCCGAGCTCGTTACCGATGACGACGGGTGGACGCTGAGAAGCGCAACAGGTTGCCGCACAGCCCACAGTGAGCACACGATAGCCATCACCGACGACGGGGCTGAGATTCTCACCTTGGCGCGCTGA
- a CDS encoding serine protease inhibitor: MLSPDSSEYDVDLTVTLTEAPGAAPTEFYLRSAKGILSPEPGSIDSNLPDAAAALAAVEQFGEEVFFPVPRPDRICTQQYGGPQVALVTGWFRGRKVHSKLSRTDGCEIARWRAMAPLLGGAGASTGAI; encoded by the coding sequence ATGCTTTCTCCCGACAGCAGCGAGTACGACGTCGACCTCACCGTCACGCTGACAGAGGCACCTGGCGCCGCGCCTACTGAGTTCTATCTGCGGTCCGCGAAGGGCATTCTGTCTCCGGAGCCGGGCTCGATCGACTCGAACCTGCCGGACGCAGCGGCAGCCCTTGCCGCCGTCGAGCAGTTTGGTGAGGAAGTGTTCTTCCCGGTTCCGCGTCCGGACCGGATCTGCACGCAACAGTACGGGGGCCCGCAGGTGGCCCTGGTGACAGGTTGGTTCCGTGGGCGGAAGGTCCACAGCAAGCTCAGCCGGACCGATGGCTGCGAGATCGCACGCTGGCGGGCCATGGCGCCCCTCCTGGGCGGCGCGGGAGCGTCAACCGGCGCCATCTAG
- a CDS encoding LapA family protein: protein MSAQDDAAMARGGSGRADHPQRRVAPGNSRPTRTAAIWVAVAVGLVVLVLLIVFFVQNQDMVTVRFFGLEGALALGTTLFIAAVGGGVLVALAGGARILQLRVSNHRRQKMIGGQGGGL from the coding sequence ATGAGCGCTCAAGATGATGCCGCAATGGCCCGGGGAGGCTCTGGACGGGCCGATCACCCGCAGCGACGGGTCGCGCCGGGCAATTCCCGGCCCACGCGAACAGCAGCAATCTGGGTGGCAGTAGCTGTGGGCCTGGTGGTGTTGGTCCTGTTGATCGTCTTCTTCGTCCAGAACCAGGACATGGTCACTGTTCGCTTCTTCGGATTGGAAGGCGCACTCGCCCTCGGCACCACGCTGTTCATCGCAGCTGTTGGAGGAGGCGTGCTGGTGGCGCTGGCCGGGGGTGCGCGGATTCTTCAGCTCAGGGTGAGCAATCACCGGCGCCAAAAGATGATCGGCGGACAAGGAGGCGGACTATGA
- a CDS encoding SSI family serine proteinase inhibitor translates to MRPRHFVRHLQAVRPLIAVLALAGLAGCSGTPAPGGSSSAAPLPSSSVSPSGASPSATQANPTPTQVPTTLGPEDTTPDPSLPGTTPTPGQGNAELSIIVLEAADAAPQNYTLVCINGAPAAESKHPTANAACTALKNNPSLLGPAPIKTDQACTQQYGGPQTAKVTGAVDGVEVHVSYSRTDGCQIALWDAASAIIGSSGGAA, encoded by the coding sequence ATGCGCCCGCGCCACTTCGTCCGGCACCTACAAGCCGTTCGGCCCCTCATTGCTGTCCTGGCCCTCGCTGGCCTGGCCGGCTGCTCGGGTACCCCCGCCCCGGGTGGGTCGAGCAGCGCTGCCCCCTTGCCGTCGTCGTCCGTCAGTCCAAGCGGCGCATCTCCGAGCGCCACACAAGCCAACCCAACGCCAACCCAGGTGCCCACAACGCTCGGCCCCGAAGACACAACACCGGACCCCAGCTTGCCCGGAACCACGCCCACGCCGGGACAGGGAAACGCTGAACTATCCATCATCGTGCTGGAGGCCGCCGATGCAGCACCGCAGAACTATACGCTCGTCTGCATAAACGGCGCCCCGGCAGCCGAAAGTAAACACCCCACCGCGAACGCGGCCTGCACGGCACTGAAGAACAATCCTTCGCTCCTGGGCCCTGCCCCGATCAAGACCGACCAAGCGTGCACGCAGCAGTACGGCGGACCGCAAACTGCCAAGGTGACTGGCGCCGTTGACGGCGTGGAAGTCCATGTCTCCTACAGCCGTACCGACGGATGCCAGATCGCCTTGTGGGATGCGGCCAGCGCCATTATCGGTTCCAGCGGTGGAGCAGCTTAG
- a CDS encoding helix-turn-helix transcriptional regulator, translated as MVRLPLTAEEVERGQRLGAMLRRARGGRSMLEIALEAQVSPETLRKIESGRVATPAFQTIAAIADVLGLSLDEVWAGISQPESIAAPA; from the coding sequence ATGGTCAGATTGCCACTCACAGCTGAAGAGGTCGAGCGCGGACAGCGTCTCGGCGCCATGTTGCGTCGCGCTCGAGGAGGGCGCTCCATGCTGGAAATTGCGCTCGAGGCCCAGGTTTCGCCGGAGACACTCCGGAAGATCGAGTCCGGACGTGTGGCAACCCCGGCATTCCAGACCATCGCAGCGATAGCAGACGTCCTCGGGCTGTCCCTCGATGAGGTGTGGGCAGGGATCAGCCAGCCCGAAAGCATTGCCGCTCCGGCATAA
- a CDS encoding 3-methyladenine DNA glycosylase, giving the protein MEAAHHARVARYADPYLARRSAGKKHPVEDFLFTYYTQKPGQLLRWHPGHGVVLSGERVFERAGWKFYRVLDDGDLAAVGLQPGTPAVTFDRDSFMAQRAEAVSFAGIILSGTAKRPGQFGCFGLHEWAMVYRQEKFELRHEYLKLRLGAEGTDTVVEQNRIRCSHFDAFRFYTPDAVPLNELTPTRGNQRTMEQPGCLHANMDLYKWAYKLTPALSSELVMDCFELSWRIRTMDMQASPYDLEEWGYPPIRIETPQGKAEYVEYQRAFAAESQTLRARVLQAIEPLL; this is encoded by the coding sequence ATGGAGGCAGCACATCATGCGCGGGTCGCACGCTACGCAGACCCATATTTGGCCCGCCGGTCGGCAGGAAAGAAACACCCCGTGGAGGACTTCCTCTTCACGTATTACACCCAGAAACCCGGTCAATTGCTGCGCTGGCATCCCGGTCACGGCGTAGTGCTGAGCGGCGAGCGCGTCTTTGAGCGCGCCGGCTGGAAGTTCTACCGCGTGCTCGACGACGGCGACCTCGCCGCCGTCGGACTGCAGCCAGGTACGCCCGCCGTCACCTTTGACAGGGACAGTTTCATGGCCCAACGCGCCGAGGCCGTCAGTTTCGCTGGCATCATCCTCAGCGGCACCGCGAAGCGCCCGGGCCAGTTCGGCTGCTTCGGCCTCCATGAGTGGGCCATGGTGTACCGGCAGGAGAAATTCGAGTTGCGGCACGAATACTTGAAACTACGGCTTGGCGCGGAGGGCACTGACACCGTGGTGGAGCAGAACCGTATCCGCTGTTCCCACTTCGATGCCTTCCGCTTCTACACACCGGACGCCGTCCCGCTCAACGAGCTCACTCCCACACGTGGGAACCAGCGCACCATGGAACAACCGGGCTGCCTGCACGCCAACATGGACCTGTACAAATGGGCCTACAAACTGACTCCGGCGCTGTCCAGCGAGCTGGTGATGGACTGCTTCGAACTTTCGTGGCGGATCCGGACCATGGACATGCAGGCTTCCCCTTACGACCTCGAAGAATGGGGCTACCCGCCCATCAGGATCGAGACACCGCAGGGCAAGGCCGAGTACGTTGAGTACCAGCGGGCTTTTGCAGCCGAATCCCAGACGCTGCGGGCCCGCGTGCTTCAGGCAATCGAACCGCTTCTGTAG
- a CDS encoding DUF4193 domain-containing protein — translation MAADYDELRTDVKENQEQSLQALQSASAPTAKSVVLELDETDGLDANGPGGEIVAEELIIQVIPQASDEFTCNSCFLVRHRSQIAREKDGVAYCTDCEG, via the coding sequence GTGGCAGCCGACTACGACGAACTCCGTACCGATGTAAAAGAGAACCAGGAGCAGTCCCTCCAGGCGCTCCAGTCCGCCAGCGCCCCCACGGCCAAGAGCGTGGTTCTTGAACTCGACGAAACCGACGGCCTGGACGCCAACGGTCCCGGCGGCGAAATCGTCGCTGAAGAACTCATCATCCAGGTCATCCCCCAGGCAAGCGACGAGTTCACTTGTAACTCATGCTTCCTGGTCCGCCACCGTTCGCAGATTGCCCGCGAAAAGGATGGCGTCGCCTACTGCACTGACTGCGAAGGCTAA